The following proteins are encoded in a genomic region of Oncorhynchus gorbuscha isolate QuinsamMale2020 ecotype Even-year linkage group LG11, OgorEven_v1.0, whole genome shotgun sequence:
- the LOC123989546 gene encoding phospholipid-transporting ATPase IC-like isoform X1, producing MSRERSDSQGSLGPDDEVMPYSDDETDDELDPGSDEEGPPGGPQPEEIKSTESGWSVKANDRAFCNLPEFQKKYLLCLKKSKYAGNGIKTYKYNALTFIPLNLLEQFKRVANLYFLALLILQIIPEITTLPWYTTLVPLVLVLGITAIKDLVDDLARHRMDKEINNRKCDVLLDGRFQESKWMNIHVGDVVRLKKNGHIPADILLLSSSNPNSLCYVETAELDGETNLKFKMGLKVTDERLQEERQLAQFDAMIVCEEPNNRLDKFTGTMCWRKDRFPLDLDNMMLRGCRIRNTDECHGLVIFAGADTKIMRNGGKTRFKRTKIDELMNYMVYSIFVILILVCAGLAIGNSFWYEEVGSRAWYLKDGKDQTASYRGFLSFWGYIIVLNTMVPISLYVSVEVIRLGQSKFINWDLQMYYQEKDTPAKARTTTLNEQLGQIEYVFSDKTGTLTQNIMAFKKCTIAGRTFGDPTTAEGVTLNRGKPVDFSWNKYADSKFEYLDHSLVACIRSKKEKETLEFFKLLSLCHTVMVEQKEDELVYQAASPDEGALVTAARNFGFVFLSRTQDTITISEMDQEMTYEVLALLDFNSDRKRMSIILRFPDGRIRLYCKGADTVIYERLSPNSRHKEVTQTALDIFANQTLRTLCLCYKDISKQEFDAWAKKHKDASVAMGNREAALDRVYEQIENNLMMIGATAIEDKLQDGVPETIAKLAKADIKIWVLTGDKKETAENIGYSCELLTDDMQIHYGDDINEKLRISQASRRDQLPASGRTRKKVPDPFFPEPGKNALIITGGWLNEILYEKKKKRRRLRLKRLGRRPASATPQDSTQPIDDWEKESRQVDFVNMACECEAVICCRVTPKQKANVVSLVKKYKKAVTLSIGDGANDVNMIKTADIGVGISGQEGMQAVMSSDYAFAQFRYLERLLLVHGRWSYIRMCKFLRYFFFKNFAFTLVHFWYSFFNGFSAQVAYEDWFITLYNVMYSSLPVLLVGLLDQDVNDKLSRKFPKLYLPGQQGALFNYKNFFISLFHGIFTSLVVFFIPYGAFLQTMGQDGEAPSDYQSLAVVMASSLIFTVNLQISLETSYWTFVNCFGVLCSIAIYFGIMFDIHSAGIHVIFPSTFTFTGVAPNALRQPYLWLTIILTVGISLLPVIFIQFLCKTIWPSVGDNVQRNRKKYEEEEEEKKKPAPFQRDRRSRRSAYAFSHSRGYADLIASGRSIRRRPAVARPDPRDSITEVPSSQ from the exons ATGAGTCGGGAGCGATCAGACTCCCAGGGGTCACTGGGCCCTGACGATGAGGTCATGCCGTACAGTGACGACGAGACGGATGATGAATTGGACCCCGGCTCAGACGAAGAGGGGCCCCCAGGGGGACCACAGCCTGAAGAGATCAAGAGCACTG AGTCTGGTTGGAGTGTCAAAGCGAACGACAGAGCCTTCTGTAACCTGCCAGAGTTTCAGAAAAAATACCTTTTGTGTCTCAAGAAGAGCAAGTACGCA GGGAATGGAATCAAGACGTACAAATATAACGCGCTGACGTTCATCCCACTGAATCTGTTGGAGCAGTTCAAACGGGTTGCCAACCTTTACTTCCTGGCCCTGCTCATCCTACAG aTTATTCCTGAGATCACCACGTTGCCTTGGTACACGACCTTAGTGCCTTTAGTTCTGGTGCTGGGAATCACAGCCATCAAAGACCTAGTGGATGATCTG GCCCGCCACAGGATGGACAAGGAGATCAACAACAGGAAGTGTGATGTCCTCCTGGATGGCAG GTTTCAAGAGTCAAAGTGGATGAACATCCATGTTGGTGATGTGGTTCGTTTGAAGAAAAATGGTCACATCCCG gcCGACATTCTGTTGTTGTCCAGTTCAAACCCCAACAGTCTTTGTTATGTGGAAACTGCCGAGCTCGATGG GGAAACCAACCTGAAGTTTAAAATGGGTCTGAAAGTAACAGACGAGAGACTGCAGGAGGAGCGCCAGCTGGCACAGTTTGACG CCATGATAGTGTGTGAGGAGCCCAACAACCGTCTGGATAAGTTCACGGGGACCATGTGTTGGAGGAAAGACAGATTCCCTCTGGATCTGGACAATATGATGCTGAGAGGATGTAGGATCAGAAACACTGACGAGTGTCACGGACTGGTCATCTTCGCAG GCGCTGACACTAAAATCATGAGGAATGGGGGCAAGACCAGGTTCAAGAGGACTAAAATCGATGAGCTGATGAACTACATGGTGTATAGT ATCTTTGTAATCCTGATCCTGGTGTGTGCTGGCCTGGCCATCGGAAACTCCTTCTGGTACGAGGAGGTAGGCAGCAGGGCCTGGTATCTGAAAGATGGCAAGGATCAGACTGCTTCTTACAGAGGTTTCCTCAGCTTCTGGGGGTACATCATCGTGCTCAACACCATGGTTCCCATCTCCCTCTACGTCAG TGTGGAAGTGATTCGTTTGGGCCAGTCGAAGTTCATCAACTGGGACCTTCAGATGTACTACCAGGAGAAAGACACGCCAGCCAAGGCCCGTACCACCACCCTCAACGAACAACTGGGTCAGATCGAGTACGTCTTCTCAGACAAGACCGGTACCCTCACGCAGAACATCATGGCCTTCAAGAAGTGCACCATCGCCGGACGCACCTTCG GCGACCCCACCACTGCCGAGGGAGTGACTCTGAATCGTGGAAAG CCAGTGGATTTCAGCTGGAACAAGTACGCAGACAGCAAGTTTGAGTACTTGGATCATTCCCTGGTGGCCTGCATCCGGTCCAAGAAGGAGAAAGAAACGCTGGAGTTCTTCaagttgctgtctctgtgtcacaCGGTCATGGTAGAGCAGAAAGAAG ATGAGTTGGTGTACCAGGCAGCCTCTCCTGACGAGGGGGCTCTGGTGACGGCTGCCAGGAACTTCGGTTTTGTGTTCCTGTCCCGTACCCAGGACACCATCACCATCAGCGAGATGGACCAGGAGATGACCTACGAGGTGTTGGCCCTGCTCGACTTTAACAGCGACCGCAAACGCATGTCCATCATCC tgaggtTCCCCGATGGCCGGATCCGTTTGTACTGTAAAGGAGCAGACACGGTCATCTACGAACGCCTCTCTCCTAACTCCAGACACAAGGAAGTGACCCAGACGGCTCTGGAT ATCTTTGCCAACCAGACTCTCCGGACCCTGTGTTTGTGTTATAAGGATATCAGTAAGCAGGAGTTTGACGCCTGGGCTAAGAAGCACAAGGATGCCAGTGTTGCTATGGGCAACAGGGAGGCTGCTCTAGATCGAGTGTATGAACAGATTGAGAACAACCTCATG ATGATCGGAGCGACTGCCATCGAGGACAAGCTACAGGACGGGGTTCCTGAGACCATCGCCAAGCTGGCAAAGGCTGACATCAAGATATGGGTTCTCACCGGAGATAagaaag AAACGGCTGAGAACATTGGCTATTCCTGTGAGCTGCTTACCGATGACATGCAGATCCACTATGGAGATGATATCAA tgagaAGCTGCGAATCAGTCAGGCAAGCCGGAGGGACCAGCTGCCTGCGTCCGGTCGAACCAGGAAGAAGGTTCCGGATCCGTTCTTCCCCGAGCCTGGCAAGAACGCACtcatcatcactggaggctggCTG AACGAGATCTTATATGAGAAAAAGAAGAAACGTCGCCGCCTTCGCTTGAAGCGTCTCGGACGGAGACCCGCCTCTGCCACGCCCCAGGACTCCACCCAGCCAATCGACGACTGGGAGAAGGAGAGTCGTCAGGTGGACTTTGTGAACATGGCGTGCGAGTGCGAGGCGGTCATCTGCTGCCGGGTCACGCCAAAACAAAAGGCCAACGTGGTCAGCCTGGTGAAGAAGTACAAGAAGGCTGTCACGCTGTCCATCGGAGACGGAGCTAACGACGTCAACATGATAAAGA cTGCAGACATCGGTGTGGGTATATCTGGACAGGAGGGCATGCAGGCGGTGATGTCCAGTGACTATGCCTTCGCTCAGTTCCGGTACCTGGAGCGTCTCCTGCTGGTCCACGGTCGCTGGTCCTACATCCGCATGTGCAAGTTCCTCCGCTACTTCTTCTTCAAGAACTTTGCCTTCACCCTGGTCCACTTCTGGTACTCCTTCTTCAATGGGTTCTCAGCACAG GTTGCCTATGAAGATTGGTTCATCACCTTGTACAATGTGATGTAcagctctctccctgtcctgctGGTTGGCTTGTTGGATCAG GATGTGAACGACAAACTGAGCAGAAAGTTTCCCAAGTTATACCTTCCTGGTCAGCAGGGGGCGCTGTTCAACTACAAGAACTTCTTCATCAGTCTGTTCCACGGCATCTTCACCTCTCTGGTGGTCTTCTTCATCCCGTACGGGGCGTTCCTCCAGACCATGGGGCAGGACGGAGAGGCACCGTCAGACTACCAGTCCCTGGCTGTGGTTATGGCTTCTtctctcatcttcactgtcaACCTGCAG ATATCTCTGGAGACTTCATACTGGACCTTTGTGAACTGCTTCGGCGTCCTCTGCAGTATAGCCATATACTTCGGCATCATGTTCGATATCCACAGTGCAGGAATCCACGTCATCTTCCCATCAACCTTCACTTTCACCG gtgtagCCCCTAACGCGCTCAGACAGCCCTATCTGTGGCTGACCATCATCCTGACTGTGGGAATCAGCCTGCTACCTGTCATCTTCATTCAGTTCCTCTGCAAAACCATATGGCCGTCCGTTGGAGACAAC GTCCAGAGGAACAGGAAGAAgtatgaggaggaagaggaggagaagaagaaaccGGCTCCGTTCCAGCGCGACAGACGCTCCCGCCGCTCGGCCTACGCCTTTTCTCACTCCCGGGGTTACGCCGACCTCATCGCGTCAGGCCGCAGCATCCGACGGCGGCCTGCTGTAGCTCGCCCCGACCCAAGGGACAGTATTACAGAGGTCCCCTCAAGCCAGTAA
- the LOC123989546 gene encoding phospholipid-transporting ATPase IC-like isoform X2 translates to MSRERSDSQGSLGPDDEVMPYSDDETDDELDPGSDEEGPPGGPQPEEIKSTESGWSVKANDRAFCNLPEFQKKYLLCLKKSKYAIIPEITTLPWYTTLVPLVLVLGITAIKDLVDDLARHRMDKEINNRKCDVLLDGRFQESKWMNIHVGDVVRLKKNGHIPADILLLSSSNPNSLCYVETAELDGETNLKFKMGLKVTDERLQEERQLAQFDAMIVCEEPNNRLDKFTGTMCWRKDRFPLDLDNMMLRGCRIRNTDECHGLVIFAGADTKIMRNGGKTRFKRTKIDELMNYMVYSIFVILILVCAGLAIGNSFWYEEVGSRAWYLKDGKDQTASYRGFLSFWGYIIVLNTMVPISLYVSVEVIRLGQSKFINWDLQMYYQEKDTPAKARTTTLNEQLGQIEYVFSDKTGTLTQNIMAFKKCTIAGRTFGDPTTAEGVTLNRGKPVDFSWNKYADSKFEYLDHSLVACIRSKKEKETLEFFKLLSLCHTVMVEQKEDELVYQAASPDEGALVTAARNFGFVFLSRTQDTITISEMDQEMTYEVLALLDFNSDRKRMSIILRFPDGRIRLYCKGADTVIYERLSPNSRHKEVTQTALDIFANQTLRTLCLCYKDISKQEFDAWAKKHKDASVAMGNREAALDRVYEQIENNLMMIGATAIEDKLQDGVPETIAKLAKADIKIWVLTGDKKETAENIGYSCELLTDDMQIHYGDDINEKLRISQASRRDQLPASGRTRKKVPDPFFPEPGKNALIITGGWLNEILYEKKKKRRRLRLKRLGRRPASATPQDSTQPIDDWEKESRQVDFVNMACECEAVICCRVTPKQKANVVSLVKKYKKAVTLSIGDGANDVNMIKTADIGVGISGQEGMQAVMSSDYAFAQFRYLERLLLVHGRWSYIRMCKFLRYFFFKNFAFTLVHFWYSFFNGFSAQVAYEDWFITLYNVMYSSLPVLLVGLLDQDVNDKLSRKFPKLYLPGQQGALFNYKNFFISLFHGIFTSLVVFFIPYGAFLQTMGQDGEAPSDYQSLAVVMASSLIFTVNLQISLETSYWTFVNCFGVLCSIAIYFGIMFDIHSAGIHVIFPSTFTFTGVAPNALRQPYLWLTIILTVGISLLPVIFIQFLCKTIWPSVGDNVQRNRKKYEEEEEEKKKPAPFQRDRRSRRSAYAFSHSRGYADLIASGRSIRRRPAVARPDPRDSITEVPSSQ, encoded by the exons ATGAGTCGGGAGCGATCAGACTCCCAGGGGTCACTGGGCCCTGACGATGAGGTCATGCCGTACAGTGACGACGAGACGGATGATGAATTGGACCCCGGCTCAGACGAAGAGGGGCCCCCAGGGGGACCACAGCCTGAAGAGATCAAGAGCACTG AGTCTGGTTGGAGTGTCAAAGCGAACGACAGAGCCTTCTGTAACCTGCCAGAGTTTCAGAAAAAATACCTTTTGTGTCTCAAGAAGAGCAAGTACGCA aTTATTCCTGAGATCACCACGTTGCCTTGGTACACGACCTTAGTGCCTTTAGTTCTGGTGCTGGGAATCACAGCCATCAAAGACCTAGTGGATGATCTG GCCCGCCACAGGATGGACAAGGAGATCAACAACAGGAAGTGTGATGTCCTCCTGGATGGCAG GTTTCAAGAGTCAAAGTGGATGAACATCCATGTTGGTGATGTGGTTCGTTTGAAGAAAAATGGTCACATCCCG gcCGACATTCTGTTGTTGTCCAGTTCAAACCCCAACAGTCTTTGTTATGTGGAAACTGCCGAGCTCGATGG GGAAACCAACCTGAAGTTTAAAATGGGTCTGAAAGTAACAGACGAGAGACTGCAGGAGGAGCGCCAGCTGGCACAGTTTGACG CCATGATAGTGTGTGAGGAGCCCAACAACCGTCTGGATAAGTTCACGGGGACCATGTGTTGGAGGAAAGACAGATTCCCTCTGGATCTGGACAATATGATGCTGAGAGGATGTAGGATCAGAAACACTGACGAGTGTCACGGACTGGTCATCTTCGCAG GCGCTGACACTAAAATCATGAGGAATGGGGGCAAGACCAGGTTCAAGAGGACTAAAATCGATGAGCTGATGAACTACATGGTGTATAGT ATCTTTGTAATCCTGATCCTGGTGTGTGCTGGCCTGGCCATCGGAAACTCCTTCTGGTACGAGGAGGTAGGCAGCAGGGCCTGGTATCTGAAAGATGGCAAGGATCAGACTGCTTCTTACAGAGGTTTCCTCAGCTTCTGGGGGTACATCATCGTGCTCAACACCATGGTTCCCATCTCCCTCTACGTCAG TGTGGAAGTGATTCGTTTGGGCCAGTCGAAGTTCATCAACTGGGACCTTCAGATGTACTACCAGGAGAAAGACACGCCAGCCAAGGCCCGTACCACCACCCTCAACGAACAACTGGGTCAGATCGAGTACGTCTTCTCAGACAAGACCGGTACCCTCACGCAGAACATCATGGCCTTCAAGAAGTGCACCATCGCCGGACGCACCTTCG GCGACCCCACCACTGCCGAGGGAGTGACTCTGAATCGTGGAAAG CCAGTGGATTTCAGCTGGAACAAGTACGCAGACAGCAAGTTTGAGTACTTGGATCATTCCCTGGTGGCCTGCATCCGGTCCAAGAAGGAGAAAGAAACGCTGGAGTTCTTCaagttgctgtctctgtgtcacaCGGTCATGGTAGAGCAGAAAGAAG ATGAGTTGGTGTACCAGGCAGCCTCTCCTGACGAGGGGGCTCTGGTGACGGCTGCCAGGAACTTCGGTTTTGTGTTCCTGTCCCGTACCCAGGACACCATCACCATCAGCGAGATGGACCAGGAGATGACCTACGAGGTGTTGGCCCTGCTCGACTTTAACAGCGACCGCAAACGCATGTCCATCATCC tgaggtTCCCCGATGGCCGGATCCGTTTGTACTGTAAAGGAGCAGACACGGTCATCTACGAACGCCTCTCTCCTAACTCCAGACACAAGGAAGTGACCCAGACGGCTCTGGAT ATCTTTGCCAACCAGACTCTCCGGACCCTGTGTTTGTGTTATAAGGATATCAGTAAGCAGGAGTTTGACGCCTGGGCTAAGAAGCACAAGGATGCCAGTGTTGCTATGGGCAACAGGGAGGCTGCTCTAGATCGAGTGTATGAACAGATTGAGAACAACCTCATG ATGATCGGAGCGACTGCCATCGAGGACAAGCTACAGGACGGGGTTCCTGAGACCATCGCCAAGCTGGCAAAGGCTGACATCAAGATATGGGTTCTCACCGGAGATAagaaag AAACGGCTGAGAACATTGGCTATTCCTGTGAGCTGCTTACCGATGACATGCAGATCCACTATGGAGATGATATCAA tgagaAGCTGCGAATCAGTCAGGCAAGCCGGAGGGACCAGCTGCCTGCGTCCGGTCGAACCAGGAAGAAGGTTCCGGATCCGTTCTTCCCCGAGCCTGGCAAGAACGCACtcatcatcactggaggctggCTG AACGAGATCTTATATGAGAAAAAGAAGAAACGTCGCCGCCTTCGCTTGAAGCGTCTCGGACGGAGACCCGCCTCTGCCACGCCCCAGGACTCCACCCAGCCAATCGACGACTGGGAGAAGGAGAGTCGTCAGGTGGACTTTGTGAACATGGCGTGCGAGTGCGAGGCGGTCATCTGCTGCCGGGTCACGCCAAAACAAAAGGCCAACGTGGTCAGCCTGGTGAAGAAGTACAAGAAGGCTGTCACGCTGTCCATCGGAGACGGAGCTAACGACGTCAACATGATAAAGA cTGCAGACATCGGTGTGGGTATATCTGGACAGGAGGGCATGCAGGCGGTGATGTCCAGTGACTATGCCTTCGCTCAGTTCCGGTACCTGGAGCGTCTCCTGCTGGTCCACGGTCGCTGGTCCTACATCCGCATGTGCAAGTTCCTCCGCTACTTCTTCTTCAAGAACTTTGCCTTCACCCTGGTCCACTTCTGGTACTCCTTCTTCAATGGGTTCTCAGCACAG GTTGCCTATGAAGATTGGTTCATCACCTTGTACAATGTGATGTAcagctctctccctgtcctgctGGTTGGCTTGTTGGATCAG GATGTGAACGACAAACTGAGCAGAAAGTTTCCCAAGTTATACCTTCCTGGTCAGCAGGGGGCGCTGTTCAACTACAAGAACTTCTTCATCAGTCTGTTCCACGGCATCTTCACCTCTCTGGTGGTCTTCTTCATCCCGTACGGGGCGTTCCTCCAGACCATGGGGCAGGACGGAGAGGCACCGTCAGACTACCAGTCCCTGGCTGTGGTTATGGCTTCTtctctcatcttcactgtcaACCTGCAG ATATCTCTGGAGACTTCATACTGGACCTTTGTGAACTGCTTCGGCGTCCTCTGCAGTATAGCCATATACTTCGGCATCATGTTCGATATCCACAGTGCAGGAATCCACGTCATCTTCCCATCAACCTTCACTTTCACCG gtgtagCCCCTAACGCGCTCAGACAGCCCTATCTGTGGCTGACCATCATCCTGACTGTGGGAATCAGCCTGCTACCTGTCATCTTCATTCAGTTCCTCTGCAAAACCATATGGCCGTCCGTTGGAGACAAC GTCCAGAGGAACAGGAAGAAgtatgaggaggaagaggaggagaagaagaaaccGGCTCCGTTCCAGCGCGACAGACGCTCCCGCCGCTCGGCCTACGCCTTTTCTCACTCCCGGGGTTACGCCGACCTCATCGCGTCAGGCCGCAGCATCCGACGGCGGCCTGCTGTAGCTCGCCCCGACCCAAGGGACAGTATTACAGAGGTCCCCTCAAGCCAGTAA